A region from the Riemerella anatipestifer genome encodes:
- the gldG gene encoding gliding motility-associated ABC transporter substrate-binding protein GldG, with product MKKWLQNNITIIVAGIVILLGVFGIFQTRFDLTEEKRYTLNEATIKTLESVKKPLVIDVYLDGDFPASFKQLQSETKFMLEEFRKINPKIDYKFIDPIKTKMSKDTLMAMGIQPSILPDMKDGKVSEIVLFPYAVMRYADYGTSVPLIIDQVGLDASTQLNKSIENLEYNLISNIKALTTEHRKNIGIIVNHSELKPDAFQGFVDMALENYNIGAIIPEKETGLSATDMPKLKKMDALVVAKPRKPFSDEEKVVLDQYIMNGGKMLWMLDAVNAEMDTLFQAKKIMAYPVDLNLTDFFFNYGVRITPALVKDFKKTAFIRLGAGEIAGNPQYKNFLWPYFPLGISETPHVITKNINPVKFEFPTAIDTLSREGVKKQVLFESSERTSSKAVPNYVALSEIVNADSLGAMERPSTPKIFAVSLEGKFRSAYANRSERSSFPNFKNQSAENKMLVIADGDVGRNQILKGEPLPLGVDLLTNQKYGNEQFLRNALDWLLDDSNLMSLRNRNIEARLLDARRIEQERTEWQWFNLLSPLVLIAILSALFYWWRKQKYVK from the coding sequence ATGAAAAAATGGCTTCAAAATAATATCACCATTATAGTAGCAGGAATAGTAATTCTATTGGGCGTTTTTGGTATATTTCAAACGAGGTTTGACCTAACAGAAGAAAAACGCTACACACTTAATGAGGCTACCATAAAGACTTTAGAATCGGTTAAGAAACCTTTGGTGATAGATGTTTATTTGGACGGAGATTTCCCTGCATCGTTTAAACAACTCCAAAGCGAAACCAAATTTATGCTAGAAGAGTTTAGGAAAATCAATCCTAAAATTGACTATAAATTCATAGACCCTATTAAGACTAAAATGTCAAAAGATACGCTAATGGCTATGGGAATACAACCGTCTATTCTTCCAGATATGAAAGATGGGAAGGTATCAGAAATTGTGCTGTTTCCCTATGCAGTAATGCGTTATGCAGATTATGGGACTTCCGTTCCGTTGATTATAGATCAAGTAGGGCTAGATGCGAGCACTCAGCTTAATAAATCTATAGAAAATTTAGAGTACAACCTTATTTCTAATATAAAAGCTCTGACTACTGAACATAGAAAAAACATCGGTATCATCGTTAATCATAGTGAGTTAAAGCCTGATGCATTCCAAGGATTTGTGGATATGGCGTTAGAAAACTATAACATAGGAGCTATCATTCCTGAAAAGGAAACAGGGCTTTCTGCTACCGATATGCCTAAACTTAAAAAGATGGACGCTCTTGTGGTTGCCAAACCTAGAAAACCTTTCTCCGATGAAGAAAAAGTAGTGTTAGACCAATACATTATGAATGGTGGGAAGATGCTATGGATGCTAGATGCAGTAAACGCTGAAATGGATACACTTTTCCAAGCAAAAAAGATTATGGCATATCCTGTAGATCTTAATCTTACCGATTTTTTCTTTAATTATGGAGTAAGAATTACGCCAGCTTTAGTGAAAGACTTTAAGAAAACAGCATTTATAAGGCTAGGTGCAGGAGAAATTGCAGGAAATCCTCAATATAAAAACTTCCTTTGGCCTTATTTTCCGTTAGGTATATCAGAAACGCCTCATGTCATTACTAAAAATATCAACCCTGTAAAGTTTGAGTTTCCTACTGCGATAGACACCCTCTCTAGAGAAGGGGTAAAAAAACAGGTTTTGTTTGAGTCTAGTGAAAGAACTTCTAGCAAGGCAGTGCCTAACTATGTGGCTCTCTCCGAAATTGTGAATGCGGACTCTCTAGGAGCAATGGAACGACCTAGCACTCCCAAGATTTTTGCAGTAAGTTTAGAAGGTAAATTTAGGTCTGCTTATGCTAATAGAAGTGAGCGAAGTAGTTTTCCTAATTTTAAAAATCAAAGTGCTGAAAATAAAATGCTTGTAATCGCAGATGGAGATGTAGGTAGGAATCAAATTCTTAAAGGGGAGCCTTTGCCTCTAGGCGTAGATTTGCTGACCAACCAAAAATATGGCAACGAACAATTTTTGAGAAATGCTTTAGATTGGCTTTTGGACGACTCTAACCTTATGAGCCTTAGAAACCGAAACATAGAAGCTCGACTTTTAGATGCTAGAAGAATAGAACAAGAAAGAACCGAATGGCAGTGGTTTAATTTACTATCTCCTTTAGTTCTAATAGCTATATTGAGTGCTTTGTTTTATTGGTGGAGGAAACAGAAGTATGTAAAATAA
- a CDS encoding glycosyltransferase, giving the protein MKKKEIIFILPDMEMGGAERIVTTIANHLPREKFTPKIMLLRKEGGYLDFLKKDIEVIDLKTPRIRHSLKPILREIWRRKPDIVFSGFGEVNAYLSIFTRLFPKMKFIARETNVVSKHVTRKEIKFFYKFYNNFHTIIAQSDDMAEDLIKNFNIKPNKITKINNPVDFEFIDQQFSISKRPELYSNEAKNVVAIGNLSERKGFDNLLKVFSFLKNEPIKLHILGDGKDKELLHQMKEDLGLSNVIFHGKQKNPYQFLKYADLFILSSRYEGFPNVLLEAGACGTYALANNCPGGINEIIKHGVNGEVANIENHKEFSEKIKSVLSQGDYPKENIRNHIYSLFSKDVILKQYVNLLN; this is encoded by the coding sequence ATGAAGAAAAAGGAGATTATTTTTATTCTTCCAGATATGGAAATGGGTGGCGCAGAACGAATTGTAACTACCATTGCTAATCATCTACCGAGAGAAAAATTCACTCCTAAAATAATGCTTCTTAGAAAAGAAGGCGGTTATTTAGATTTTCTAAAAAAGGATATAGAAGTTATAGATTTAAAAACACCTAGAATACGCCACTCTCTAAAACCTATTTTGAGAGAAATATGGAGGAGAAAGCCAGACATTGTATTCTCTGGATTTGGCGAGGTAAATGCTTATTTATCAATATTTACACGACTTTTTCCTAAGATGAAATTTATCGCTAGGGAGACCAATGTAGTTTCTAAACATGTTACAAGAAAAGAAATTAAATTTTTCTATAAATTTTATAATAACTTCCATACTATTATTGCTCAAAGTGATGATATGGCGGAAGATTTAATTAAAAATTTCAATATAAAACCTAACAAAATTACCAAAATCAACAATCCTGTTGATTTTGAATTTATAGACCAACAGTTTTCTATTTCAAAAAGACCTGAGCTATACTCAAACGAGGCTAAAAATGTGGTTGCCATAGGTAATCTATCTGAAAGAAAGGGGTTTGATAATCTACTCAAAGTCTTTTCTTTTCTTAAAAATGAACCGATAAAACTCCATATTTTAGGCGATGGTAAGGATAAAGAGCTTCTCCACCAAATGAAAGAAGATTTGGGGCTGTCTAATGTGATATTCCACGGAAAGCAAAAGAACCCTTATCAGTTTCTAAAGTATGCCGACTTATTTATTCTCTCTTCAAGGTACGAGGGCTTCCCTAATGTATTACTAGAGGCTGGAGCGTGTGGTACTTATGCCCTTGCCAATAACTGCCCTGGAGGAATCAACGAAATTATAAAACACGGTGTAAATGGAGAAGTTGCAAACATAGAAAATCACAAAGAGTTTTCAGAAAAAATAAAGTCAGTATTATCTCAAGGAGATTATCCTAAAGAAAATATAAGAAACCACATCTACTCTCTGTTTTCCAAAGATGTGATTTTAAAGCAATATGTCAATTTGTTAAACTAA
- a CDS encoding SAM hydrolase/SAM-dependent halogenase family protein — protein sequence MPVITLTSDYGLVDHRVGAIKGSILALKSDARLIDLSHDVEPYNLLQAAYIVRNAYAYFPKGTVHLIAVDSFYHKDRKAVVYKVDGHYFVAADNGILSLIFFNINPEEVYEITLNNRFDDEVNFTATDVLVPAAVHLHNGGLPEVIGRVYNEPKKISFPKAIETDNLIVGQIMYVDNFGNAVSNISKAFFEKKAAAYDEFVVKFRSYALSKIYNQYTDVVKDWENERQYHGKPLVLFNDADLLEISIYKGTKNNGAKTLLGVSVGEKVYVEFNKN from the coding sequence ATGCCAGTGATAACACTTACATCTGATTACGGACTTGTAGACCATAGGGTTGGTGCTATTAAAGGGAGTATTTTGGCTCTAAAATCTGATGCTAGGCTTATAGACCTTAGCCACGATGTAGAACCTTATAATCTTCTTCAGGCGGCGTATATCGTTAGGAATGCTTATGCTTATTTCCCTAAGGGTACGGTGCATCTTATCGCAGTAGATAGTTTTTATCATAAAGATAGGAAGGCGGTGGTTTACAAAGTAGACGGACATTATTTTGTAGCGGCAGATAATGGCATTCTTAGTCTAATTTTCTTCAATATCAATCCAGAGGAAGTTTATGAAATTACTTTGAATAATAGATTTGATGACGAAGTTAATTTCACAGCTACTGATGTTTTAGTTCCTGCAGCGGTTCATCTTCATAATGGCGGTTTGCCAGAAGTGATAGGGCGTGTTTATAATGAGCCTAAAAAAATATCTTTCCCTAAGGCGATAGAAACAGATAACCTCATTGTGGGGCAAATTATGTATGTAGATAATTTTGGTAATGCCGTGTCTAACATCAGTAAAGCATTTTTTGAGAAGAAAGCGGCAGCTTATGATGAGTTTGTTGTAAAATTTAGGAGCTATGCTCTGTCAAAAATTTATAATCAGTATACAGATGTTGTAAAAGATTGGGAAAATGAGAGACAATATCATGGTAAGCCTTTAGTCTTATTTAATGATGCAGATTTGCTGGAAATTAGTATTTATAAAGGAACTAAAAATAACGGTGCAAAAACCCTATTAGGCGTAAGTGTGGGCGAAAAAGTGTATGTAGAATTTAACAAAAATTAA
- a CDS encoding ABC transporter permease subunit, whose amino-acid sequence MIALFKKDFKAYFGGWSAWLIIAVYSLIGALFLFFFDNSFNILEIGTASLQSYFVLSPWLLMFIIPALSMKSFAEEQQNGTLYWLFSQPLKTFEIIGGKFLAVFLVGILCLLPSLFYMYTVYTLGMAEGNLDLGMTLGGYIGLSVLIAAFSSVGVLASTLSSNQIMAYLLGVFVNFILYFGIEQLASYKLLGAADYWLQSLGFYHHFMAFTRGLIDTKDVFYFLLIIMISLSLSTFFIDKKKKI is encoded by the coding sequence ATGATAGCATTATTTAAAAAAGATTTTAAAGCCTATTTTGGCGGTTGGTCGGCGTGGCTAATTATCGCTGTGTATAGTCTTATTGGAGCTTTGTTTCTGTTTTTCTTTGATAATAGTTTTAATATTTTAGAAATAGGAACTGCCTCTTTGCAAAGCTACTTTGTTTTATCGCCTTGGTTGTTAATGTTCATTATTCCAGCGTTGAGTATGAAATCCTTTGCAGAGGAGCAACAAAACGGCACGCTCTATTGGCTATTTTCTCAACCTTTAAAAACTTTTGAAATTATAGGAGGGAAGTTTTTAGCCGTTTTTTTAGTGGGGATTTTATGTTTGTTGCCATCGTTATTTTATATGTATACGGTCTATACTCTTGGTATGGCGGAAGGTAATTTGGATTTAGGAATGACGCTAGGAGGCTACATCGGATTATCGGTTTTAATTGCAGCGTTTTCTAGTGTGGGTGTTTTGGCATCTACCTTATCGTCTAATCAAATTATGGCGTATCTGTTAGGTGTGTTTGTTAATTTCATATTGTATTTTGGGATTGAACAATTGGCAAGTTATAAACTATTGGGAGCAGCAGATTATTGGCTTCAAAGTTTAGGCTTTTACCATCATTTTATGGCATTTACGAGAGGTTTGATAGATACCAAAGATGTATTTTATTTTCTGTTGATAATAATGATTAGTTTGTCTCTTTCCACATTTTTTATTGATAAAAAGAAGAAGATTTAA
- the porV gene encoding type IX secretion system outer membrane channel protein PorV translates to MKITKKLLLGLGVTASTLALAQQKGQVLTGAPFLRISPDARAGGMGDQGVATSSDAFSQFWNAAKYPFSKTSSSVGVSYTPYMSKLTNDVFLLYAGYHTFLGEEERSTLGASIYYFNMGQVDLTKLVGSQVTKEGTVTPNEFAIDLSYGLKLSDTYSMAVTGRYIRSDFGSFNSDNTLKPANSFAVDVSGFYQSPKHQSFGDYEGQARAGFAIQNLGPKLDYTGDDTSRSYLPTTFRIGGGYDVFLDDVNKVGLSVEASKLLVPGSEIPAGSTTPQIPNVGVMEGIGKSFSNPQSLMLSGALEYSYDNAFAVRTGYFRESQLQGGRQFATVGIGFNYQSFGLDISYLINTSKVNTALDNTLRFGLTWNIGDDTSNADR, encoded by the coding sequence ATGAAAATTACAAAAAAACTACTTTTAGGATTAGGAGTAACGGCTAGTACCTTAGCATTAGCACAGCAAAAAGGACAAGTGCTTACAGGAGCTCCTTTTCTTAGAATTTCTCCAGATGCAAGAGCAGGAGGTATGGGAGATCAAGGGGTGGCAACTTCTTCAGATGCATTTTCGCAGTTTTGGAACGCAGCAAAATATCCTTTTAGTAAAACTTCTTCGTCTGTAGGCGTAAGTTACACACCTTATATGAGTAAGTTAACTAATGATGTTTTCCTTCTCTATGCTGGGTATCATACCTTTTTAGGAGAAGAAGAGCGTTCTACATTAGGCGCTAGTATCTACTACTTTAATATGGGGCAGGTAGATTTAACCAAATTAGTCGGAAGCCAAGTAACAAAAGAGGGAACTGTAACTCCAAACGAATTTGCGATTGATTTATCTTATGGTTTAAAACTGTCTGATACTTACTCTATGGCGGTTACAGGGCGTTATATTCGTTCAGATTTTGGTAGCTTTAATTCAGATAATACTCTTAAGCCAGCTAATAGTTTCGCGGTAGATGTTTCTGGTTTTTATCAATCTCCTAAACATCAGAGTTTTGGTGACTATGAGGGGCAGGCGAGAGCAGGTTTTGCAATCCAAAATTTAGGTCCTAAGTTAGACTATACAGGAGATGATACTTCTCGTTCTTACTTGCCAACTACTTTTAGAATTGGTGGAGGTTATGATGTATTTTTAGACGATGTTAATAAAGTAGGGCTTAGTGTAGAGGCTTCTAAACTGTTGGTGCCAGGCTCTGAAATTCCTGCAGGTAGTACCACGCCTCAAATTCCTAATGTGGGTGTAATGGAAGGGATAGGGAAGTCTTTTAGCAATCCACAAAGTTTGATGCTAAGTGGAGCGTTAGAATATTCTTATGACAATGCCTTTGCGGTAAGAACGGGTTATTTTAGAGAAAGTCAACTTCAGGGAGGAAGACAGTTTGCTACGGTAGGTATTGGTTTTAATTATCAATCTTTCGGATTAGATATTTCTTATCTTATCAATACATCTAAAGTTAATACGGCTTTAGATAATACATTGCGTTTCGGGCTTACTTGGAACATAGGAGACGATACTTCTAATGCTGACCGCTAA
- the porU gene encoding type IX secretion system sortase PorU has protein sequence MKLLLNKNILLAIVLVCNFFGAQTTQIQWQGSTELSYGTNKSVKLPSFINKELVFDNNQIYLQNTTKVAQDESYIVTNLVWEKLQDSQRFDLDASLITSEEEAEVNVQKNSFGEGFLLNLRIKAIKKEGNELKKLVSYTLKKEGKVLRANNNSNKILSTSGTSPLASGTFYKIKVDKSGVFKITSQFLRDNGINPSSINPKNFRIYGNGGLMLPEYNLDKYYNTLQENAIEVVGEEDGRWDEGDYALFYAQGADGYAFYNRNNRKFDTRTDRPSHYKNIYEDNAYYFINFDIGAGKRISTVQDTPPTTDLITEYDAYQFINEDKNNLRGIGRLWVDDAFSSTKEVTFNLTDAPSDSRVKFRTRLIAKDAQSTKITLNIGGNTFEQSISGQGVSGQSVSGQSGYNSVLFLSSISSDTNKVTFNYTPNISTNPNAVFYLDYAEIEYKQPLKFNGSQLIFRDFALMETSMQNYGFQISNSESIDRVWDVSDVTNVKGKKNLNSANNLFTLAYFADSDIFNNEFVAFKIDAAYTPSFVGRIENQNLQALTDVDYLIITSSDFATEAKRLADYHTQKNGFKTAIVEPSKIYNEYSSGGQDITAIRNFISYLKNNGRLKYVLLLGDGSYDYKNRTGSNSNIVPTYESESSLDFNNSYVTDDYFVMTSPQRSTSLSNVLPDLPIGRILAKNITEAKIGIDKTLAYYNALPNQSTPFGEWRMNMDFVVDDDRDGGAPFHDEINSALVNLFETNTSDKKEYHIRKLYLDSFSPEATAGGQRFPQITQGINTAMGNSLFLFYFGHGGVNGWAQERVLTLNEVNQFNNFSSTYSRFPLVSTITCEFTLWDDPNTPSLGEILFKLKSGGPAMMITSSRELGVSYGRRFTNTFLASILKKENTERFYTLGDAFLMAKNSFGVHPDHLKVNMLGDPAMRLSRPAPRIVIDQIEKPTQESIRALDFVKIKGHVNAISGNLDETFNGRIVANIFDKIQDKKTRNNDGDLTPILNYKEEGNPIVKTSGTVKNGVFEIEFYMPKDIDFSLGDGRLLLYANNKEIDVYQSEIVKIGGINPNGIKDNEPPKVKLYMNNTNFVNGGITNENPVLLACVTDDTGINATGAGIGHDITVTLDGEVINTIVLNDFYTPGEENGCVNPSLKEYQKGSVSYPFRNLKAGEHQLVFKVWDINNNSSTTSLNFVVRPQAEENLVVKRLLNWPNPFTNKTYIQFEHNCPDVLEVGVQIYTITGKLVKTLRQTVSSEPFREGFRTGRQQIEWDGTDDYGANVGKGTYIYKVFVKSANQETCKGSSTQIEKMIILK, from the coding sequence ATGAAATTATTACTTAATAAGAATATACTACTAGCAATAGTTTTGGTGTGTAATTTTTTTGGAGCTCAAACCACTCAAATACAATGGCAAGGTAGTACAGAACTAAGTTATGGCACGAATAAATCGGTTAAATTACCTAGTTTTATCAATAAAGAATTAGTATTTGATAATAATCAAATATACCTTCAAAATACCACAAAGGTAGCCCAAGATGAAAGTTATATTGTTACAAATTTGGTGTGGGAAAAACTTCAAGATAGCCAAAGATTTGATTTAGATGCTTCTTTAATAACATCAGAGGAGGAAGCGGAAGTAAATGTGCAAAAAAACTCCTTTGGAGAAGGTTTTCTTCTTAATTTAAGGATTAAAGCTATAAAAAAGGAAGGTAATGAGCTCAAAAAATTAGTTTCATACACTTTAAAAAAAGAGGGTAAAGTTTTAAGAGCTAATAACAATTCGAATAAGATTTTATCCACTTCAGGAACTAGTCCATTAGCTTCAGGAACTTTTTATAAAATAAAGGTAGATAAATCAGGTGTATTTAAAATTACTAGTCAGTTTTTGAGGGATAATGGTATCAATCCGTCTTCCATCAATCCTAAAAATTTCAGAATATATGGTAATGGCGGGCTTATGTTGCCTGAATATAATCTAGATAAATATTATAATACTTTACAAGAGAATGCGATAGAAGTAGTAGGAGAGGAAGATGGACGATGGGACGAAGGAGATTATGCTCTCTTTTATGCTCAAGGTGCAGACGGCTATGCCTTTTATAATAGGAATAATCGTAAGTTTGATACTCGAACAGATAGACCTTCTCACTACAAAAATATCTACGAAGATAACGCTTATTATTTTATCAATTTTGACATAGGGGCTGGTAAGAGGATTAGTACAGTTCAAGATACCCCACCCACAACCGACCTTATCACAGAATACGATGCCTATCAGTTTATCAATGAAGATAAAAATAACCTTAGAGGGATAGGTAGATTATGGGTAGATGATGCTTTTAGTAGTACAAAAGAAGTTACTTTTAATCTAACGGACGCTCCATCGGATTCTAGAGTTAAATTTAGAACAAGATTAATTGCTAAAGATGCTCAAAGTACTAAAATTACTTTAAATATAGGAGGTAATACTTTTGAACAAAGTATTTCTGGACAAGGTGTTTCTGGACAAAGTGTTTCTGGACAAAGTGGATATAATTCTGTTTTATTCCTCTCTTCTATATCTTCAGACACTAATAAAGTAACGTTTAATTATACTCCAAATATAAGTACTAATCCTAATGCTGTATTTTATCTAGACTATGCAGAAATAGAGTACAAACAGCCTTTAAAATTCAATGGTTCTCAATTGATTTTTAGAGATTTTGCACTTATGGAAACCTCAATGCAAAACTATGGTTTTCAAATTAGTAATTCTGAGTCTATTGATAGAGTTTGGGATGTGTCTGATGTAACTAATGTTAAGGGCAAAAAGAATCTCAACTCTGCAAATAACCTTTTTACTTTAGCTTATTTTGCTGATAGTGATATTTTTAATAATGAGTTTGTAGCGTTTAAAATAGATGCCGCTTATACGCCTAGTTTTGTGGGTAGGATAGAAAATCAAAATTTACAGGCTCTTACAGATGTAGATTATCTTATTATTACAAGCTCTGATTTCGCAACAGAAGCCAAGAGATTGGCAGATTATCACACTCAAAAAAATGGATTTAAAACAGCGATTGTAGAACCTAGCAAAATATATAACGAGTATAGTTCAGGTGGACAAGACATTACTGCTATAAGAAACTTTATTTCTTATCTTAAAAATAATGGTAGATTAAAATATGTCCTATTGTTGGGAGATGGTTCTTACGACTATAAAAACCGTACAGGTAGTAATTCTAATATTGTACCTACCTATGAAAGTGAAAGCAGTTTAGATTTTAATAATTCCTATGTTACTGATGATTATTTTGTAATGACTTCGCCACAAAGAAGCACTTCTTTGAGCAATGTTTTACCTGACCTACCTATTGGAAGAATTCTCGCTAAAAATATAACAGAAGCTAAAATAGGGATAGATAAAACTTTAGCATACTACAACGCTTTGCCTAACCAATCTACACCTTTTGGCGAGTGGCGAATGAATATGGATTTTGTTGTAGATGACGATAGAGATGGAGGGGCTCCTTTCCACGATGAAATTAATTCGGCTTTAGTTAATTTGTTTGAAACTAACACTTCAGATAAAAAGGAGTATCATATTAGAAAACTTTACTTAGATTCATTCTCTCCAGAAGCTACTGCAGGAGGGCAGAGGTTTCCTCAAATCACACAGGGGATTAACACAGCTATGGGGAATAGTTTATTTTTGTTCTATTTTGGGCATGGTGGCGTTAATGGTTGGGCTCAAGAGAGAGTGCTTACACTTAATGAAGTTAACCAATTTAACAACTTCAGCAGTACTTATAGTCGTTTTCCACTTGTTTCTACTATTACTTGCGAATTTACCCTTTGGGACGACCCAAATACACCTTCTCTAGGAGAAATTTTATTTAAATTAAAATCGGGAGGTCCAGCTATGATGATTACCTCTAGTAGGGAGTTAGGAGTGTCTTATGGAAGAAGATTTACCAATACATTTTTAGCCTCCATTCTTAAAAAGGAAAATACAGAACGCTTCTATACTTTAGGAGATGCTTTTCTAATGGCAAAGAACAGTTTTGGGGTTCACCCAGACCATTTAAAAGTTAATATGTTAGGAGACCCTGCAATGAGGCTTAGCCGACCAGCTCCTAGAATTGTGATTGACCAAATAGAAAAGCCAACTCAGGAAAGTATAAGAGCTTTGGATTTTGTGAAAATTAAAGGTCATGTTAATGCTATTTCAGGGAATTTAGATGAAACCTTTAATGGTAGAATAGTAGCCAATATATTTGATAAAATACAAGATAAAAAAACACGAAATAATGATGGTGACTTAACTCCGATACTCAACTATAAAGAGGAAGGAAATCCTATTGTTAAAACTTCAGGAACGGTTAAAAATGGGGTTTTTGAGATAGAGTTTTATATGCCTAAAGATATTGATTTTAGCTTAGGGGACGGGAGGCTACTCTTATATGCAAATAATAAAGAGATAGATGTTTACCAGTCCGAAATAGTTAAAATAGGTGGTATTAACCCTAATGGTATTAAGGATAATGAACCTCCTAAGGTTAAATTATACATGAATAATACTAATTTTGTTAATGGAGGTATCACAAATGAAAACCCTGTGCTTTTAGCTTGTGTTACAGATGATACTGGTATTAATGCCACAGGAGCTGGTATAGGGCATGATATCACAGTTACTCTAGATGGAGAAGTTATCAATACCATTGTTCTTAATGACTTCTATACTCCAGGAGAGGAAAATGGGTGTGTAAATCCTAGTCTCAAAGAGTATCAGAAAGGTAGTGTGAGTTATCCATTCAGAAATCTAAAGGCAGGAGAACATCAGTTGGTATTTAAAGTTTGGGATATTAACAATAATTCATCAACTACATCGTTAAATTTCGTAGTGAGGCCTCAGGCGGAGGAAAATTTAGTAGTAAAAAGATTATTAAATTGGCCTAACCCATTTACTAATAAAACTTATATTCAGTTTGAACATAATTGTCCTGATGTTTTAGAAGTAGGAGTTCAGATTTATACTATCACAGGGAAACTTGTTAAAACTCTACGTCAGACGGTAAGTTCGGAGCCTTTTAGAGAAGGATTTAGAACGGGAAGACAACAAATAGAATGGGACGGAACAGATGATTATGGTGCAAATGTGGGAAAAGGTACTTATATTTACAAAGTTTTTGTAAAAAGTGCCAATCAGGAGACTTGCAAAGGCTCTTCTACTCAAATAGAGAAAATGATAATATTAAAATAA
- a CDS encoding CopD family protein produces MAYLIIKALHIIFMVSYFAGIFYLVRLFVYYKDTDDFDAPKQTILREQYLFMMRRLWNIITVPAGVLMLIFGVILIMMNPYLMKMPWFHLKLTFLIGLAVYHYWCWKKILVVKNLNFSELSTPNIKLRQANEIATFLLFLVVFTVILKVFVIDYWWQLIVGFIVLVVVIMLTVKLVNKNKK; encoded by the coding sequence ATGGCATATTTAATCATAAAGGCATTACACATTATATTTATGGTAAGCTATTTTGCGGGGATTTTTTATTTGGTGAGATTGTTTGTGTACTATAAGGATACCGATGATTTTGATGCTCCAAAGCAAACCATTCTTAGAGAACAATATTTGTTTATGATGAGGCGATTATGGAACATTATTACCGTTCCTGCTGGAGTGTTGATGCTTATTTTTGGAGTCATTCTTATCATGATGAATCCTTATCTGATGAAAATGCCTTGGTTTCATCTGAAACTGACTTTTTTAATTGGTTTAGCGGTATATCATTATTGGTGTTGGAAGAAAATTTTAGTGGTAAAAAATCTTAATTTTTCGGAACTTTCTACTCCTAATATTAAATTAAGACAGGCAAATGAAATTGCTACTTTCCTACTGTTTTTAGTAGTATTCACAGTAATTTTAAAAGTTTTTGTGATAGATTATTGGTGGCAGTTGATAGTGGGCTTCATAGTTCTTGTAGTGGTAATTATGCTCACAGTAAAGTTAGTCAATAAAAATAAAAAATAA